One segment of Solanum stenotomum isolate F172 chromosome 1, ASM1918654v1, whole genome shotgun sequence DNA contains the following:
- the LOC125869857 gene encoding probable aspartic proteinase GIP2 — MASLVQFLPLFPFFFLISFSVSHGPFLPKAIILPVNKDPSTFQYVTQLYMGANHLAPIKLVVNLGGSFLWADCGLTSDSSSQKLVPCNSLKCSMAKPNGCTNDNKICGLKSENPFTRLAATGELAEDMFAVEFIDELKTGSVASIHQFLFSCTSSTLLQGLARGAKGMLGLGNSRIALPSQLSDTFGFQRKFAICLSSSNGAIISGESPYLSLLSHDVSRSMLYTPLISSRDGVLEEYYINVKSLKINGNKLSLNTSLLTMDGEGHGGTKISTISPFTTMKTSIYKTFVESYEIFGFSMGLTKVEPIAPFGLCFSTKVEGLNVPSIDLVLQSEMVKWRIYESNSMVKVSDEVMCLGFLDGGVNQKASIVIGGHQLEDNLLEFNLGTSMLGFTSSLAMVETSCSDFMFTKDSSVFDT; from the coding sequence atggcttCACTTGTTCAATTCCTTCCTCTCTTCcccttctttttcttgatttctttctctGTTTCTCATGGACCCTTTTTACCAAAAGCCATCATTCTCCCTGTAAACAAAGATCCATCTACTTTTCAATATGTTACTCAACTCTACATGGGTGCTAATCATCTTGCTCCCATCAAATTAGTTGTAAATCTTGGAGGTTCGTTTCTATGGGCTGATTGTGGCTTGACTTCTGATTCTTCAAGTCAAAAACTTGTACCCTGTAATTCACTCAAATGTTCCATGGCTAAGCCTAATGGCTGTACTAATGACAACAAGATCTGTGGTTTGAAATCAGAAAACCCCTTTACAAGATTAGCTGCAACAGGGGAATTAGCAGAGGATATGTTTGCTGTGGAGTTTATAGATGAGTTGAAAACAGGTTCAGTAGCTTCAATTCATCAATTCCTGTTTTCTTGTACATCATCTACTCTGTTACAAGGACTTGCTAGAGGTGCTAAAGGTATGTTAGGGCTTGGAAATTCAAGAATTGCATTGCCATCTCAGTTGTCTGATACATTTGGTTTTCAAAGGAAATTTGCTATTTGTTTGTCTTCTTCAAATGGTGCTATAATTTCTGGTGAAAGTCCTTATTTGTCACTTTTGAGTCATGATGTTTCAAGATCCATGCTTTATACACCTCTGATTTCATCTAGAGATGGGGTTTTAGAAGAGTATTACATAAATGTCAAATCCCTCAAAATTAATGGAAATAAACTATCTTTGAACACATCTTTGCTTACAATGGATGGAGAAGGTCATGGAGGAACAAAGATTAGTACAATTTCCCCTTTTACAACTATGAAGACCTCAATTTACAAGACATTTGTGGAATCTTATGAAATATTTGGTTTTTCCATGGGATTGACTAAGGTAGAACCTATAGCACCATTTGGGCTTTGCTTTAGCACAAAAGTAGAGGGGCTAAATGTGCCAAGTATTGATCTTGTGTTGCAAAGTGAGATGGTTAAGTGGAGGATATATGAGAGTAATTCAATGGTGAAAGTAAGTGATGAAGTGATGTGTTTGGGATTCTTGGATGGAGGGGTTAACCAAAAGGCATCAATTGTTATAGGGGGTCACCAGTTGGAGGATAATCTTTTGGAGTTTAATTTGGGAACTTCTATGCTTGGATTTACTTCTTCATTGGCAATGGTGGAAACAAGTTGTTCTGACTTCATGTTCACAAAGGATTCTTCAGTTTTTGATACTTGA